A single window of [Clostridium] hylemonae DSM 15053 DNA harbors:
- a CDS encoding sulfite exporter TauE/SafE family protein, producing the protein MELTIQTFIIVCPLLFLAGMVDAIGGGGGLISLPAYLLAGLPPHAAVATNKMSSPFGTALATYRFARNHLINVKLAVPSIFAAVAGSFIGSHISLLVPEKVMAYVLVIILPLSAFLVLNKKLFNDSGAEEVTLDGRTYITAVAAAFIIGGYDGFYGPGTGTFLIIAFTIFAKLSIKTANAQAKVINLTTNVTSLIIFLLNGQVLIPLGLAAAACNMLGGYIGAGLVMKNGAKVAKPSILLVLALLAFKIIGNGNI; encoded by the coding sequence ATGGAATTGACGATACAGACGTTTATAATTGTATGCCCGCTTTTGTTTCTGGCGGGCATGGTAGATGCCATCGGCGGGGGCGGAGGACTCATCTCGCTGCCCGCCTATCTCCTCGCCGGACTTCCTCCCCACGCGGCGGTCGCAACGAATAAAATGTCGTCCCCTTTCGGGACCGCGCTGGCAACCTACCGCTTTGCCAGAAATCATCTCATCAATGTAAAGCTTGCCGTTCCTTCTATATTTGCCGCAGTCGCAGGCTCCTTCATCGGATCACATATCTCACTGCTTGTTCCGGAGAAGGTTATGGCGTACGTCCTTGTGATCATACTGCCGCTCTCTGCCTTTCTCGTGCTGAACAAAAAGCTCTTTAACGACAGCGGCGCAGAAGAAGTCACGCTGGATGGACGCACCTACATCACCGCCGTTGCCGCCGCATTTATCATTGGCGGCTATGACGGCTTTTACGGCCCGGGAACCGGTACTTTTCTGATCATCGCGTTTACCATATTTGCAAAGCTCAGCATTAAGACTGCCAACGCACAGGCAAAAGTGATCAACCTGACTACCAACGTTACCTCTCTTATCATTTTTCTTCTGAACGGGCAGGTCCTCATTCCGCTTGGCCTTGCCGCCGCGGCCTGCAATATGCTGGGCGGGTATATCGGCGCGGGACTCGTCATGAAAAATGGGGCGAAGGTCGCAAAGCCGAGTATACTACTCGTGCTCGCGCTGCTTGCGTTTAAAATAATCGGAAACGGAAATATCTAA
- a CDS encoding efflux RND transporter periplasmic adaptor subunit gives MKRKFRKCVVYFFASMLLLTIISRVIDNLCIIKVRTDFARGKEIDKSIEGNGEVRGKNEMLVVTAEGLLVSQVDVMPGEQVKAGDVLYHIDIEDARKMVAQKEDEIKTLQLQSEEVTNQNNRTEKNETVNYGHLAENYEAAVSNRTDNLKRAQQDIDSAYEKQKTGKDKLAEKKQEYDKAVQEGNSQKSEELKALIEQLEEQLDTYETEIGEKERSYGQVVEDQDNIVRAARQELEKAGIGEPENTTAQQNDIAAAQKQKELSQLKEIITDDKITAPKDGVVKEILISAGTRTMNGADMILADKNEGLEVVASFTEEGKELLREGTMVEIEQRSFPITSVRLADQATQAIEIKIDIPYSDFLIGSQVPVTLTTEAEHYPLVVEREALHLDSEEKYYVFVLKKKETLLGEEWTAAKRNVKVIDKNENYAAIEGVSGSEEIVVESSRYVEDGSRVKKEEQ, from the coding sequence ATGAAAAGAAAATTCAGAAAATGTGTGGTATATTTTTTCGCAAGTATGCTTTTGCTGACGATCATTTCAAGAGTGATCGATAATTTGTGTATCATTAAGGTCAGGACAGACTTTGCCAGGGGAAAAGAAATCGATAAATCGATTGAAGGAAACGGGGAGGTCAGAGGCAAGAACGAGATGCTGGTCGTGACGGCGGAGGGGCTTCTTGTATCACAGGTAGATGTCATGCCGGGAGAGCAAGTGAAGGCCGGGGATGTATTATATCACATAGATATTGAGGATGCCAGAAAAATGGTCGCTCAGAAAGAGGACGAGATAAAGACTCTGCAGTTACAGTCGGAAGAGGTGACAAATCAGAATAACAGAACTGAAAAAAACGAGACAGTGAACTATGGACATCTGGCAGAAAATTATGAGGCCGCCGTCTCAAACAGGACAGATAATCTGAAACGCGCGCAGCAGGATATAGACAGCGCCTATGAAAAACAAAAGACGGGAAAGGATAAGCTGGCGGAAAAGAAACAGGAATATGACAAAGCGGTCCAGGAGGGAAACAGCCAGAAGAGTGAAGAGTTAAAAGCGCTCATTGAACAACTGGAGGAACAGCTGGATACATATGAGACTGAGATCGGGGAGAAAGAGCGGTCATATGGCCAGGTGGTGGAGGATCAGGATAATATAGTCCGCGCCGCAAGACAGGAACTGGAAAAAGCGGGCATTGGCGAGCCGGAAAATACAACTGCGCAGCAGAATGATATCGCGGCCGCCCAAAAGCAAAAAGAGTTGTCCCAATTGAAAGAGATAATAACAGACGACAAAATTACCGCTCCAAAGGACGGCGTTGTCAAGGAGATTTTGATCAGCGCAGGCACAAGAACCATGAACGGCGCAGATATGATACTGGCAGATAAGAACGAGGGTCTGGAAGTGGTCGCGTCATTTACAGAGGAAGGTAAAGAACTTTTGCGTGAGGGAACGATGGTGGAGATCGAACAGCGGTCGTTTCCGATCACATCTGTCAGGCTGGCAGATCAGGCGACACAGGCTATTGAAATAAAAATCGATATTCCTTATTCTGATTTTCTGATCGGCAGCCAGGTGCCGGTAACGCTTACGACGGAGGCTGAGCATTATCCGCTTGTGGTGGAGAGGGAGGCGCTTCATCTCGATTCGGAAGAAAAATATTATGTGTTTGTCCTGAAGAAAAAAGAAACGTTGTTAGGGGAAGAATGGACGGCGGCAAAAAGAAATGTAAAGGTTATAGATAAGAATGAGAATTACGCAGCGATAGAGGGCGTGTCCGGCAGTGAAGAGATCGTGGTTGAGTCTTCCCGGTATGTTGAGGACGGAAGCCGTGTGAAAAAGGAAGAACAATGA
- a CDS encoding energy-coupling factor ABC transporter ATP-binding protein gives MNQIELRNASFQYPNGFLANDDLNLIVKRGERVAIVGQNGAGKTTAVKMMNGLHKPCKGDVLVEGRNTKDYTTAQIARQVGYVFQNPDDQIFNQTVYAEIAYMPKYYKLDDKEVEKRVKEVAELLEIESYLSMNPFEIPYVTRKFVTIAAILATRPQYMILDEPTAGQDLTGIKVLTRVLGELEKKEIGVVTITHDMEFAANNFERVVAMANKKIIKDGNVRDIFRDDDILRQSKIKRPQIGQIADSIGLGKDILNAREFVKRYKEVRVS, from the coding sequence ATGAATCAAATTGAATTGAGAAACGCCAGCTTTCAGTATCCTAACGGATTTTTGGCGAACGACGACTTAAACCTGATCGTAAAAAGGGGAGAAAGAGTTGCCATAGTAGGGCAGAACGGCGCGGGTAAGACGACTGCGGTAAAAATGATGAACGGCCTGCATAAGCCATGCAAAGGGGATGTACTTGTAGAAGGCAGAAACACAAAGGATTATACGACCGCCCAGATAGCGCGGCAGGTCGGTTACGTATTCCAGAACCCCGACGACCAGATATTTAACCAGACCGTATATGCCGAAATAGCGTATATGCCAAAATATTATAAACTGGATGATAAAGAAGTAGAAAAGAGAGTGAAAGAGGTCGCGGAATTACTGGAGATAGAATCTTACTTAAGCATGAATCCCTTTGAGATCCCATATGTGACGAGAAAGTTCGTGACGATCGCCGCCATCCTGGCAACGAGGCCGCAGTACATGATCCTGGACGAGCCTACGGCGGGACAGGATCTGACGGGGATCAAGGTTCTCACGCGGGTGCTGGGGGAACTGGAGAAGAAAGAGATCGGCGTAGTGACGATCACCCATGATATGGAATTTGCCGCCAATAACTTTGAACGGGTCGTCGCTATGGCGAATAAAAAGATCATAAAAGACGGAAACGTCCGGGACATATTCCGCGATGATGATATATTACGGCAGAGCAAGATAAAACGTCCCCAGATCGGGCAGATCGCAGACAGTATAGGGCTGGGAAAAGATATATTGAACGCCCGGGAGTTTGTAAAACGCTATAAAGAAGTGAGGGTCTCATGA
- a CDS encoding amidohydrolase family protein, giving the protein MHETDTRHTILKNGLLIDPSNGIEAVKDIVIEGDQVIEVCDKAGAEKGDRLIDCAGLEIWPGLIDIHLHVSDLFEIHTNTAYGAAEDGVTTALSPGAGNTFMAPALLGAEMDRGLPLNVGVFLGAANVLGTRLNEEELTALFSGTLGQEDRERKLSHNNIVNRTAQYAVGIKEHMGHFLLPDEKIQKLYAITDQANLMFTSHTQDIGHTLHLFEMAKGRHLHLGHANAAGCGTDEEAARAMKQVIDLCRQKEVSGEFVTTMLREGGGCREGLKMAEPARQMALEALAEHVVTILVSDGQNQSTMKGFGDTRDNIPCLLELAENKVLSKKDAVALMTSNPAKLLAQRTKNEEWRSRYGHLGIGAYANITVVEPNRRHAVYVLTNGRLVSFEKRYLRSGGRAGYWVSKFQTKKSMGIGELPMYDIK; this is encoded by the coding sequence ATGCATGAAACTGATACAAGGCATACAATATTGAAAAATGGCCTTCTCATCGATCCGTCAAATGGAATTGAAGCGGTGAAGGATATCGTGATCGAAGGCGACCAGGTCATAGAAGTGTGTGATAAAGCGGGTGCAGAAAAAGGGGACCGTCTGATAGATTGTGCCGGTCTGGAGATATGGCCGGGGCTGATCGATATACACCTTCATGTAAGCGACCTCTTTGAGATACATACGAATACGGCATACGGCGCCGCTGAGGACGGAGTTACAACAGCGCTTTCCCCGGGAGCGGGCAATACGTTTATGGCGCCGGCGCTTCTGGGAGCAGAGATGGACAGAGGTCTTCCGCTCAACGTAGGAGTTTTTCTCGGCGCGGCAAATGTTCTCGGGACGAGATTAAATGAAGAGGAGCTGACCGCTTTATTCAGCGGTACGCTGGGACAGGAAGACAGGGAGCGGAAGCTGAGCCATAACAATATCGTCAACCGTACGGCCCAATACGCGGTTGGGATAAAAGAACACATGGGGCACTTCCTGCTTCCGGACGAAAAGATACAGAAGCTCTATGCGATCACAGATCAGGCCAACCTTATGTTTACCTCCCACACGCAGGATATCGGCCATACGCTGCATCTGTTCGAGATGGCAAAAGGAAGGCATCTCCATCTTGGACATGCCAACGCGGCGGGCTGCGGTACAGACGAAGAAGCTGCCCGGGCGATGAAGCAGGTGATCGATCTGTGCAGGCAGAAAGAAGTGAGCGGAGAATTCGTGACGACGATGCTGCGCGAGGGAGGGGGCTGCCGTGAGGGACTGAAAATGGCTGAACCCGCAAGACAGATGGCGCTGGAAGCGCTGGCGGAGCATGTTGTTACGATCCTCGTATCGGACGGACAGAACCAATCGACGATGAAAGGCTTCGGAGATACAAGGGACAATATCCCATGCCTGCTGGAACTTGCAGAAAATAAAGTCCTGAGCAAAAAGGACGCGGTGGCGCTTATGACGAGCAATCCCGCAAAACTGCTGGCGCAGAGGACGAAAAACGAAGAGTGGAGAAGCCGTTACGGACATCTTGGTATCGGCGCATACGCCAATATTACGGTCGTAGAACCAAACCGGAGGCATGCGGTCTATGTATTGACGAACGGAAGGCTCGTATCATTTGAAAAAAGGTATCTGCGTTCTGGAGGCAGGGCCGGATACTGGGTGAGTAAATTTCAGACAAAGAAAAGTATGGGGATCGGAGAATTACCCATGTACGATATAAAATAG
- a CDS encoding glutamine amidotransferase encodes MMKKVLLAGESWMSYTTHVKGFDSFYTSVYETGEKWLVAALEKGGYEVDFLPNHIAAEQFPYTLEELRSYDCVILSDIGANTLLLPAATFTQSKKMPNRARVIRDYVMEGGSLLMIGGYLTFSGVDAKGKWHDTPVQEVLPVEILTVDDRMEHCEGVRPVIVKEHEALKGIKTEWPEVLGYNKTVAKEEAFVAAVVEGDPFIAFGSYGKGRSAVFTADCAPHWAPPEFCEWESYDQIWQGIVGWLTD; translated from the coding sequence ATAATGAAGAAAGTTTTATTAGCCGGAGAATCATGGATGAGCTACACTACCCATGTGAAAGGATTTGACAGTTTCTATACATCTGTCTATGAGACCGGGGAGAAGTGGCTCGTTGCGGCGCTGGAAAAGGGAGGTTATGAGGTGGATTTCCTTCCGAATCATATAGCGGCAGAGCAGTTCCCGTATACGCTGGAGGAGCTGAGATCATACGATTGTGTGATCCTTTCCGATATCGGGGCGAACACCCTTCTGCTCCCGGCGGCTACGTTCACGCAGAGCAAAAAGATGCCGAACCGGGCCAGGGTGATCAGGGACTATGTTATGGAAGGCGGCTCTCTTTTAATGATAGGCGGATATCTTACATTTTCCGGCGTGGATGCCAAAGGAAAATGGCATGACACCCCGGTGCAGGAAGTCCTTCCGGTGGAAATACTGACGGTGGACGACAGGATGGAGCACTGCGAAGGCGTGCGCCCTGTTATCGTGAAGGAGCATGAGGCGCTGAAGGGGATCAAAACCGAGTGGCCCGAGGTACTGGGATACAATAAAACGGTTGCCAAAGAGGAAGCTTTTGTGGCGGCTGTCGTCGAGGGGGATCCATTTATCGCATTTGGTTCATACGGAAAAGGACGCAGCGCGGTATTTACTGCAGACTGCGCGCCCCACTGGGCTCCGCCGGAATTCTGTGAGTGGGAAAGCTACGATCAGATCTGGCAGGGGATCGTAGGATGGCTGACTGATTGA
- a CDS encoding energy-coupling factor ABC transporter ATP-binding protein, translated as MAYIELKEVTYTYPLMKEPALKNISCSLELGKFYGVIGENAGGKTTFCNLLRGLIPHFYNGKLVGDMTINGEDIRKIDVDVLSTKMGYIFQNPFTQISGVRKTVFEEIALGLENLGVPKARMIEKVIEVAKLLKIEELLQNDPNRLSGGQRQRVAFASIIAMDSDIFVIDEPTSQLDPEGTERIFEIIHMLKEQGKTIILVEHKVDLIAEYADEVLVFQKGELLKKGDARTVLSDLELLEHGTMLPQAVILERELRLNGIVLPRVPVTTEECIDLLQKGEAGYESN; from the coding sequence ATGGCTTATATAGAATTAAAGGAAGTCACTTATACATATCCGCTTATGAAAGAGCCGGCGCTTAAGAACATATCCTGTTCGCTGGAGCTGGGAAAGTTTTATGGGGTTATCGGTGAAAATGCCGGAGGAAAGACCACATTCTGCAATCTGCTGCGGGGGCTTATCCCACATTTCTATAACGGTAAACTAGTCGGAGATATGACGATAAACGGAGAGGACATCAGAAAGATCGACGTAGATGTCCTGTCTACGAAGATGGGTTATATTTTTCAAAATCCATTTACACAGATCAGCGGTGTCAGGAAGACGGTGTTTGAGGAGATCGCATTGGGGCTTGAGAACCTGGGAGTCCCAAAGGCCCGGATGATAGAGAAAGTGATCGAGGTTGCGAAACTGCTGAAGATAGAAGAGCTGCTTCAAAACGACCCGAACCGCCTGTCCGGCGGGCAGAGGCAGAGAGTAGCCTTTGCGTCGATCATTGCCATGGATTCGGATATATTTGTGATAGATGAACCTACGTCCCAGCTTGATCCGGAAGGAACAGAACGTATTTTTGAGATCATACACATGCTGAAGGAACAGGGAAAGACAATTATTCTGGTGGAACATAAGGTAGATCTCATCGCTGAGTATGCGGATGAGGTGCTGGTGTTTCAGAAGGGCGAGCTGCTTAAAAAGGGAGACGCCAGGACAGTGCTGAGCGATCTGGAACTTCTGGAGCACGGGACGATGCTGCCTCAGGCAGTTATTTTAGAGCGGGAATTAAGACTTAACGGCATTGTGCTTCCGCGCGTGCCGGTCACAACAGAAGAGTGTATTGACCTGCTGCAAAAAGGGGAGGCCGGATATGAATCAAATTGA
- a CDS encoding GDSL-type esterase/lipase family protein: MRQVLCYGDSNTWGYRPETDGRLMWEERYPGLLSQKLGPGYRVTENGLCGRTTCFDSASEPFVNGLKEAEVCAAVNAPVDIAVIMLGTNDCKEQYGADVEAIALGIGQVADVFERAGAGIILAAPPVLADLEKSPFYNEFGTGAEEKSRKLAACYESLALRRGWRYLNAEKVTSAGEYDKIHLDKEGHRRLAEAVYQMIARKEERDE; this comes from the coding sequence ATGAGACAGGTGCTGTGCTACGGAGATTCAAATACGTGGGGTTACCGGCCGGAAACGGACGGCAGACTCATGTGGGAGGAGCGTTATCCGGGACTGTTAAGCCAAAAACTGGGTCCGGGATACCGGGTGACGGAGAATGGACTTTGCGGCAGGACGACCTGTTTTGACAGTGCATCCGAGCCCTTTGTCAATGGCCTGAAGGAGGCAGAAGTATGCGCCGCCGTCAATGCGCCTGTCGACATCGCAGTTATCATGCTTGGAACGAATGACTGTAAAGAACAGTATGGCGCGGATGTGGAAGCGATCGCACTTGGGATCGGGCAGGTGGCGGACGTATTTGAACGCGCCGGCGCGGGCATCATACTAGCGGCACCGCCAGTGCTTGCTGACCTTGAAAAGAGCCCGTTTTACAATGAATTTGGCACAGGGGCGGAAGAAAAAAGCAGAAAGCTTGCGGCCTGTTATGAAAGTCTGGCATTGCGGCGTGGATGGAGATATCTGAACGCAGAGAAGGTCACAAGCGCAGGAGAATACGATAAGATCCATCTGGATAAAGAAGGACATCGAAGACTTGCGGAAGCTGTATATCAAATGATCGCACGTAAGGAGGAACGTGATGAATAA
- a CDS encoding energy-coupling factor transporter transmembrane component T family protein, which translates to MDYDFARQYMNPKRTGNAIRDLNPMSKVNLMLVLGLSPFIVQNYFYGFGMVLLFILLSAAAGCFRSFFSLYWKVLLLFGVFLFVVKAAFAPGEHVLFRLWGICVTTESIQSGLNIVALVLAFSGAFILFVKTTPMDEFTYALEKKGVSHMVSFVILSSFQTITDLKQNAQVIMESQKARGIETEGNLLKRAKAYIPVMGPLVLNAISSTEEKSIAMDARAFSAPVAHTFLSELPEVAIKEKVIVILFDLAFVGLIAGRIALWLI; encoded by the coding sequence ATGGATTATGATTTTGCGAGACAGTATATGAATCCAAAAAGAACAGGTAATGCCATAAGAGACCTGAATCCCATGAGTAAAGTCAATTTAATGCTCGTACTCGGGCTGTCCCCGTTTATCGTTCAAAATTACTTTTATGGTTTTGGAATGGTACTGTTGTTTATATTACTTTCTGCCGCGGCGGGATGCTTCCGTTCGTTCTTTTCTTTATACTGGAAGGTATTGCTTTTGTTCGGGGTGTTCCTGTTTGTGGTAAAAGCAGCGTTCGCGCCGGGGGAGCATGTTCTGTTCCGGCTCTGGGGAATCTGTGTGACGACGGAGAGCATACAGTCAGGACTTAATATCGTAGCGCTCGTTCTGGCATTCAGCGGCGCGTTTATATTGTTTGTAAAGACAACGCCTATGGATGAATTTACATATGCCCTGGAAAAAAAGGGTGTTTCACATATGGTATCATTTGTCATCCTGTCGTCGTTTCAGACGATCACAGATCTGAAGCAGAACGCACAGGTCATTATGGAGTCACAAAAAGCAAGGGGTATAGAAACGGAAGGAAATCTTCTGAAGCGGGCGAAGGCATATATACCGGTCATGGGGCCGCTTGTGCTCAACGCCATATCCAGCACGGAAGAGAAATCCATCGCGATGGATGCCAGAGCTTTTTCAGCGCCCGTTGCGCACACATTTTTGTCGGAACTTCCGGAGGTGGCGATAAAGGAGAAGGTTATTGTTATCTTGTTTGACCTTGCCTTTGTCGGATTGATAGCAGGGAGGATTGCTTTATGGCTTATATAG
- a CDS encoding M20 family metallopeptidase, with amino-acid sequence MNKRIEKALEENKQKYIDYLLKLVSIDTHDIGHGIEGGLEAEGQDFMAELFCGLGAEEVVKDPLKEDSIVKCKEQYREGNTGHNYDNRYNVYASFKGKSERSILFNGHIDHMPAENEENWCIPPLSPAVIENRITGLGVADMKAGLMASVMATALLKDAGIELPVTVKYASVCDEEGGGNGSLCAAVSGVKADAVVVCEPTNYELIVAHMGWVFFQVEVEGIAVHSGLKLAGVNAIEKAGKLMDAINELEHRWLLKYKHPLLPPPSSNVGVIYGGEAGSTIPDHCCFKTCVHYLPNLMSHEQVVEEYTGAILRCCEGDEWLKDHKPKISVYQTGNPFEMELAHPFVGAFKEAYKKATGNEVKLTGSPAGCDSRTWHNIVGCPTLQYGPGSLEQCHAVNEYVTVEQYLDAIKIYANLILEWAESAE; translated from the coding sequence ATGAATAAGAGAATTGAAAAGGCATTGGAAGAGAATAAACAAAAGTATATAGACTATTTGTTAAAACTTGTTTCCATCGACACGCATGATATCGGCCACGGTATCGAGGGCGGCCTGGAGGCAGAAGGGCAGGACTTTATGGCAGAGCTGTTTTGCGGGCTCGGGGCAGAGGAAGTCGTAAAGGATCCGCTGAAAGAAGACAGTATTGTGAAATGCAAAGAACAGTACAGGGAAGGGAATACCGGACATAATTACGACAACCGGTACAACGTCTACGCCAGCTTTAAGGGAAAATCTGAGCGTTCCATCCTGTTTAACGGGCACATTGACCATATGCCTGCGGAGAATGAAGAGAACTGGTGTATACCGCCCTTAAGCCCCGCGGTCATCGAAAACAGGATCACCGGGCTTGGCGTGGCCGATATGAAAGCAGGGCTTATGGCATCTGTAATGGCGACCGCGCTTCTGAAAGACGCAGGTATCGAGCTGCCGGTCACTGTAAAGTACGCGTCTGTATGCGATGAAGAAGGCGGGGGCAACGGCTCTCTCTGCGCGGCGGTGAGCGGTGTGAAAGCCGATGCGGTCGTGGTATGCGAGCCTACGAACTATGAGCTGATCGTGGCACATATGGGATGGGTATTCTTTCAGGTGGAAGTGGAAGGGATCGCGGTCCATTCCGGATTAAAGCTGGCAGGAGTGAATGCCATCGAAAAAGCAGGGAAACTGATGGATGCCATCAATGAGCTGGAGCACCGCTGGCTGCTAAAGTATAAGCACCCTCTTTTACCGCCGCCGTCAAGCAATGTAGGGGTCATCTATGGCGGGGAGGCCGGCTCCACGATTCCGGATCACTGCTGCTTTAAGACATGTGTCCATTACCTCCCGAATCTGATGAGCCATGAGCAGGTAGTGGAAGAATATACCGGCGCCATACTCAGATGCTGTGAAGGAGACGAATGGCTGAAGGATCACAAACCTAAGATCAGCGTATACCAGACAGGCAATCCGTTTGAGATGGAATTGGCACATCCTTTTGTAGGCGCTTTTAAAGAAGCATATAAGAAAGCGACCGGAAATGAAGTGAAACTGACAGGTTCGCCGGCAGGGTGCGATTCCAGGACATGGCACAATATCGTGGGCTGCCCGACACTGCAGTACGGTCCGGGTTCACTGGAACAATGTCATGCAGTCAATGAATATGTCACTGTGGAACAATATCTTGACGCTATCAAGATCTACGCGAATCTGATTCTGGAGTGGGCAGAATCCGCCGAATAA
- a CDS encoding carbohydrate ABC transporter permease, with amino-acid sequence MRKKLPHFIMLLLIIAMCYPIVFLVTGSFMGEGELIEKIGVIFGAVKGRYTSWSMLPENPNIWSYIKVLFDSPEFFTAFWNTIKIALITLALQCIVNISAAWGLAVYDFPGKKSVLRLYIILLILPFQVLMLPQYLVMDRLGLTDTIWAVILPMVFSPQFIFILYYFFKKIPDHIIDAARTEGASEWKIFIYIGLPLCRTGLLAAAVLSAAECFNIIEQPLLFFKTKTLWPLSLYLPNAKMDKVGGNFVAAVLSLLPLVLVYLYGLSCIEEDVTSKK; translated from the coding sequence ATGAGAAAGAAGCTGCCCCACTTTATTATGCTGCTCTTGATAATCGCAATGTGCTATCCGATAGTGTTTCTCGTGACTGGTTCTTTCATGGGGGAAGGGGAGCTCATTGAAAAAATAGGAGTTATATTCGGGGCGGTAAAGGGAAGATATACGTCCTGGTCCATGCTTCCGGAAAATCCCAATATCTGGTCTTATATTAAGGTTCTGTTTGACTCGCCTGAGTTTTTTACGGCATTCTGGAATACAATAAAAATCGCGCTGATCACGCTGGCGCTGCAGTGCATCGTTAATATTTCAGCGGCGTGGGGACTGGCGGTTTATGATTTTCCGGGAAAGAAGTCCGTGCTCAGGTTATATATCATACTGTTGATCCTGCCTTTTCAAGTGCTTATGCTGCCCCAATATCTTGTGATGGACAGGCTGGGGCTGACGGATACAATATGGGCGGTGATCTTACCGATGGTTTTTTCACCGCAGTTTATTTTTATCCTGTATTATTTCTTTAAGAAAATACCGGATCATATTATTGACGCAGCCCGGACAGAAGGGGCAAGTGAATGGAAGATATTTATATATATCGGTCTTCCGTTATGCAGGACGGGACTGCTGGCCGCGGCTGTTTTAAGCGCCGCGGAATGTTTTAATATCATAGAGCAGCCGCTGCTTTTTTTCAAGACGAAGACATTATGGCCGCTGTCGCTGTACCTGCCAAACGCAAAAATGGACAAGGTGGGAGGGAATTTTGTGGCTGCGGTGCTCAGCCTGCTTCCGCTCGTATTGGTATATTTGTATGGACTTAGCTGCATAGAAGAGGATGTAACAAGTAAGAAATAA
- a CDS encoding HD domain-containing protein, with protein sequence MNREQAHDILMKYMKGENYITHSYAVEAIMKGLARRLAPDEVEYWGIVGLLHDLDEEQCDWQNDISVHGPTSVEILKKEGIDDPVLFDAIKAHNPKCGMKAKTKLQYAVLAADPMSGFVKAVAQIYPDKRIASVKHKSVMKRFNELRFAAGANRDYMEMIEFTGLSLDDLIDVALEEMGAIADVLGLA encoded by the coding sequence ATGAACAGAGAACAGGCTCATGATATCTTGATGAAATATATGAAAGGTGAAAACTATATCACGCATTCTTACGCGGTGGAGGCGATCATGAAAGGTCTTGCCAGGCGTCTGGCTCCGGATGAGGTGGAATACTGGGGGATCGTCGGACTTCTCCATGATCTCGATGAGGAGCAGTGCGACTGGCAGAACGATATAAGCGTGCACGGGCCGACTTCCGTGGAGATACTGAAAAAAGAGGGGATCGACGATCCGGTGCTCTTTGACGCCATCAAGGCGCACAATCCGAAGTGCGGCATGAAGGCCAAGACGAAGCTTCAGTACGCAGTGCTGGCGGCAGACCCGATGAGTGGTTTTGTAAAAGCGGTCGCGCAGATATATCCTGATAAAAGGATCGCCAGCGTCAAGCATAAGTCGGTGATGAAGCGCTTTAATGAACTGCGGTTCGCGGCGGGGGCCAACAGGGATTATATGGAGATGATAGAGTTCACCGGTCTGAGCCTGGATGATCTGATCGATGTTGCTCTGGAGGAGATGGGGGCGATAGCGGACGTTCTCGGGCTGGCGTAA